From Salvia splendens isolate huo1 chromosome 3, SspV2, whole genome shotgun sequence, a single genomic window includes:
- the LOC121797137 gene encoding ATPase family AAA domain-containing protein 3-like: MAKNCASWILAALTYSAFRVDEAHADGRPSFLPFSNSPPAAESETPEPAADEPQRVRNNNPRTTSAGFDPEALERGVDALKEVSSSQHGAKKAFEFMKKREETKLQELSSKATEFKTIQAQAESEKQSIVHHEQKKLAQQKAEIKSQMARYEDELARKRMQAEGEHQRGRNQELVKMQEESSLRQEAARRASEEQIQAQHRQTEREKAEIERETIRVRAMAEAEGRAHEAKLGEDVSRRMLVERANAEREKWIATINTAFDHIGGGLRAILTDQNKMVVAVGGVTALAAGVYTTREGARVVWSYVDRILGQPSLIRESSRGKYPWSGLFSRGISTLYGGAKTGSGSQARKGFGDVILHPRLQKRIEHLASSTAHTKVHKAPYRNMLFYGPPGTGKTMAARELAHKSGLDYALMTGGDVAPLGSQAVTKIHQMFDWAKKSNKGLLLFIDEADAFLCERNKTYMSEAQRSALNALLFRTGDQSKDIVLALATNRPGDLDSAVSDRIDEVLEFPLPGEDERFKLLNLYLDKYIAQAGARKQGLFARLFRKQQNRIETQGLNDEIIREAAVKTEGFSGREIAKLMASVQAAVYGSQKCVLDSDLFREVVDYKVAEHHQRKKLAGTEENLTKSSTL; encoded by the exons ATGGCAAAAAATTGTGCATCCTGGATTCTAGCTGCGCTAACCTACTCTGCCTTCCGCGTCGACGAAGCCCATGCAGATGGACGCCCCAGTTTTTTGCCATTCTCTAATTCGCCTCCCGCGGCTGAGTCGGAGACTCCTGAGCCGGCAGCAGACGAGCCACAACGGGTTCGCAATAATAATCCGAGAACGACTTCAGCCGGATTCGACCCGGAGGCTTTGGAGAGGGGCGTCGATGCTTTGAAGGAGGTTTCCAGCTCTCAGCATGGTGCTAAGAAG GCGTTTGAGTTTATGAAAAAGCGAGAAGAAACTAAACTGCAAGAATTAAGCTCAAAAGCTACGGAATTCAAGACAATTCAAGCTCAAGCCGAATCT GAGAAACAATCAATAGTCCACCATGAGCAGAAAAAGTTAGCTCAACAAAAAGCAGAAATAAAATCACAGATGGCTAGATACGAAGACGAATTAGCCAGGAAAAGAATGCAG GCAGAGGGTGAACACCAAAGGGGTAGAAATCAAGAACTTGTAAAAATGCaagaggaatcctctttgaggcAAGAGGCTGCTAGACGAGCAAGCGAGGAACAAATTCAAGCACAGCATCGTCAAACTGAAAGAGAGAAGGCTGAGATAGAACGTGAAACTATTAGGGTCAGGGCTATGGCTGAAGCAGAGGGAAGAGCCCATGAGGCCAAGCTCGGAGAGGATGTCAGCAGACGAATGCTAGTTGAACGTGCAAATGCAGAGCGAGAGAAATGGATTGCTACTATTAACACAGCATTTGATCACATTGGAG GAGGGTTACGGGCTATTTTAACGGATCAGAATAAGATGGTCGTGGCAGTGGGAGGGGTAACAGCTCTAGCAGCAGGTGTTTATACGACAAG AGAGGGTGCAAGGGTGGTTTGGAGTTATGTGGATCGAATCTTAGGACAACCATCCCTGATTCGAGAATCTTCACGGGGTAAATACCCATGGTCTGGGCTGTTTTCACGCGGCATAAGCACCCTTTACGGAGGTGCTAAGACAGGTTCTGGCTCACAAGCCAGAAAAGGTTTTGGGGATGTTATCTTACATCCTCGCCTCCAGAAACGGATTGAGCATTTGGCTAGTTCAACTGCACATACCAAAGTTCATAAGGCACCATAtagaaacatgcttttctatgGACCACCAGGAACAGGGAAGACAATGGCTGCTAGGGAGCTTGCCCACAAATCT GGACTTGACTATGCACTGATGACTGGAGGTGATGTTGCGCCACTGGGCTCTCAAGCTGTAACCAAGATACACCAGATGTTCGATTGGGCCAAGAAATCTAACAAGGGTTTGTTGCTTTTCATTGATGAGGCAGATGCCTTCTTGTGCGA GCGGAATAAAACCTACATGAGTGAAGCTCAGAGGAGTGCTCTGAATGCACTCCTGTTCCGTACGGGAGACCAGTCCAAGGATATAGTCCTTGCTCTTGCAACGAACCGCCCTGGTGATCTTGATTCAGCTGTTTCAGATCGTATCGATGAAGTCCTAGAATTTCCTTTACCCGGTGAGGATGAGCGTTTCAAGTTGCTTAACTTGTACCTGGATAAGTACATAGCACAAGCAGGGGCAAGAAAGCAAGGACTATTTGCCAGGTTATTCAGGAAGCAGCAAAATAGAATAGAGACACAAGGACTGAACGATGAAATCATTAGGGAAGCTGCAGTAAAGACGGAAGGCTTTTCTGGAAGAGAAATCGCCAAGCTTATGGCGAGTGTTCAAGCAGCAGTGTACGGTAGTCAGAAATGTGTGTTGGATTCCGATCTGTTTCGCGAGGTGGTGGATTACAAAGTTGCAGAGCATCATCAAAGAAAGAAACTAGCTGGAACTGAAGAGAACCTAACCAAGTCCAGCACCCTTTGA
- the LOC121796486 gene encoding secreted RxLR effector protein 161-like encodes MEITRDREGGKLWLTQKQYLIKVLQRFGVNDDSKSVSTPLAPHLKLSSQLSPNTEDEREYMVKVPYANAVGSLMYAMVCTRPDISQAVGTVSKYMHDPGKGHWQAVKWILRYIKDTVNIGLLFEQDKSLGHYAVGYCDSDYAGDLDKRRSTTGYLFTLASAPISWKSTLQSTVALSTTEAEYMTITEAVNEAIWLHRLLKELGVGQKQFEVYSDSQKEEIVIRKVPTLENPADMLTKVVTRAKFEHCFCDLELALDCANMKAP; translated from the exons ATGGAGATTACAAGGGATAGAGAGGGAGGCAAGCTTTGGCTGACACAGAAGCAGTATTTGATCAAAGTACTACAGCGTTTTGGTGTAAATGATGATTCCAAATCTGTAAGTACCCCACTTGCTCCTCATTTGAAACTTAGTTCTCAGTTATCTCCAAATACGGAAGATGAACGAGAATATATGGTGAAGGTTCCCTATGCAAACgcagttggaagcttgatgtatgcaatggtgtgtacaagaccagacattTCACAGGCCGTTGGTACTGTGAGCAAATACATGCATGATCCAGGAAAGGGTCATTGGCAAGCTGTGAAATGGATTCTGCGGTATATCAAAGATACTGTAAATATTGGTTTGTTGTTTGAGCAGGATAAATCACTTGGTCATTATGCAGTAggatattgtgattccgactatgctggtgatttggataagcGAAGATCTACTACTGGCTATTTGTTCACTTTAGCGAGTGCGCCAATTAGTTGGAAGTCTACCTTGCAGTCAACGGTAGCTTTGTCTACGACAGAGGCAGAGTACATGACCATTACTGAAGCTGTGAATGAGGCGATTTGGCTTCATAGGTTGCTGAAAGAATTGGGTGTTGGTCAGAAACAATttgaagtatattctgacagccaga aagaggaaattgtcATCAGAAAGGTTCCAACTTTGgagaatcctgcagatatgTTGACCAAGGTGGTGACAAGAGCcaagtttgaacattgtttCTGCGATTTGGAGCTGGCGCTTGACTGCGCCAATATGAAGGCACCGTGA